The Nocardia arthritidis genome has a window encoding:
- a CDS encoding PIG-L deacetylase family protein, which translates to MEQIPEDWERALVIVAHPDDIEYGPAAAVARWTGQGKDVRYVLVTSGEAGIAGLPPAESGPLREAEEIASAKAVGVDKVEFLGYPDGRVQESLELRRDLARAIRRHRPELVVLANFGDTWRQGYANSADHRAVGRAGLDAISDAGNEWIFPELADLAPWSVRWAAVASPTVTHAVDVTETVGKAIESLSEHRRYLEVLSPEPVADQVRAIVDRSTAPIDGFPAERAVGFELYYFAG; encoded by the coding sequence GTGGAACAGATTCCGGAGGACTGGGAGCGCGCGCTGGTCATCGTCGCGCATCCCGATGACATCGAATACGGTCCGGCGGCCGCGGTGGCGCGCTGGACCGGGCAGGGCAAGGATGTCCGCTATGTGCTGGTGACCAGCGGTGAGGCGGGTATCGCCGGACTGCCGCCCGCCGAATCGGGTCCGCTGCGTGAGGCGGAGGAGATCGCGTCGGCCAAGGCGGTCGGCGTGGACAAGGTGGAGTTCCTCGGCTATCCCGATGGCCGGGTGCAGGAAAGTTTGGAGCTGCGGCGCGATCTGGCGCGGGCGATCCGGCGGCATCGGCCGGAACTGGTGGTGCTGGCCAACTTCGGCGATACCTGGCGGCAGGGTTACGCGAACAGCGCCGATCATCGCGCTGTCGGCCGGGCCGGGCTCGACGCCATTTCGGATGCGGGCAACGAGTGGATCTTCCCGGAGCTCGCGGATCTCGCGCCGTGGTCGGTGCGCTGGGCGGCGGTGGCCAGCCCGACGGTGACGCATGCGGTGGATGTCACCGAAACCGTCGGCAAGGCAATCGAATCGCTGTCCGAGCATCGCCGCTACCTCGAGGTGCTGAGCCCGGAACCGGTCGCGGATCAGGTGCGCGCCATCGTCGATCGATCGACCGCCCCGATCGATGGTTTCCCGGCCGAGCGCGCCGTCGGCTTCGAGCTGTATTACTTCGCGGGCTGA
- a CDS encoding tyrosine-type recombinase/integrase, with protein MPQIRMEPGARPSKDKLSPTKGSDGIWRLDRVRHRAFSGRYVRSSGSGATRKECLEDWEANFEANRRKGSVRTKPRRRQFELTDKMSVVFAYYAEHERRRVVAGKITQQTCDSYLRAIFKADGPRADPNAIKLDEELGDLTIGEVGKPAFLADYLDDVAECYPGVAVTHYVILRGVFQILTLAGLFDYSPMTPVPKPPAGKGNQRALTANERAEFFDLIPKRLKRAKYFRPLCLTLLGTGIRPGEGFGLIWRDIEGLDDETVENAVIHVYATVIKPKGRGKAFRQLRRKRGPGYYVTAPKWLTDELRAWKRVTEPKSDDLPVFLSSNGNMVAPGTAESALSAVRADTSLEWVTLGNFRDTVATHITGKTADPARASAQLGHSEGSSVAKRHYIDPDGYIRQAVDNADVLEDLAPAKVGTKLEFSLVSA; from the coding sequence GTGCCGCAGATCAGGATGGAGCCTGGTGCGCGTCCGTCGAAAGACAAGCTCAGCCCTACCAAAGGATCTGACGGCATATGGCGTTTGGACCGAGTCCGGCATCGCGCCTTCAGCGGCCGGTACGTCCGCTCCAGCGGCTCGGGCGCGACCCGAAAGGAATGCCTCGAAGACTGGGAGGCCAACTTCGAGGCGAATCGCAGGAAGGGCAGTGTTCGCACGAAGCCGCGGCGGCGCCAGTTCGAACTGACCGACAAGATGAGCGTCGTTTTCGCCTACTACGCGGAGCATGAGCGGAGAAGGGTCGTTGCTGGCAAGATAACGCAACAGACGTGCGACTCCTACCTGCGGGCGATTTTCAAGGCGGATGGACCGCGGGCTGATCCCAACGCCATCAAACTTGATGAGGAGTTGGGGGACCTCACGATTGGCGAAGTCGGCAAGCCGGCATTCCTGGCCGACTACCTGGATGACGTTGCGGAGTGCTATCCAGGGGTTGCCGTCACCCACTACGTGATCCTGCGTGGAGTGTTCCAAATCCTCACGCTTGCAGGGTTATTCGACTACAGCCCGATGACTCCGGTGCCGAAACCCCCGGCAGGCAAGGGAAACCAGCGGGCACTCACCGCAAATGAACGTGCGGAGTTCTTCGACCTCATCCCGAAACGGCTGAAGCGCGCGAAGTACTTCCGACCCTTATGCCTGACGCTGCTGGGCACCGGCATCCGGCCTGGTGAGGGCTTCGGTCTTATCTGGCGCGACATTGAAGGACTCGACGATGAGACCGTCGAGAACGCGGTCATTCACGTGTATGCGACGGTCATCAAGCCGAAGGGTCGAGGTAAGGCATTCAGGCAGCTGAGGCGAAAGCGCGGACCCGGGTACTACGTGACCGCGCCGAAGTGGCTGACCGATGAGCTAAGAGCCTGGAAGCGCGTTACCGAACCCAAGTCCGACGATCTACCGGTGTTCCTGTCCTCAAATGGCAACATGGTTGCGCCGGGCACTGCGGAAAGCGCGCTCAGTGCCGTACGGGCGGACACCTCACTCGAATGGGTGACGCTCGGCAACTTCCGAGACACCGTTGCTACTCACATCACCGGTAAGACGGCCGATCCAGCACGCGCGAGTGCACAGTTGGGGCACTCGGAGGGGAGTAGCGTCGCGAAGCGTCACTACATCGACCCGGACGGATACATCCGACAGGCAGTGGACAACGCGGACGTCCTCGAAGACCTCGCACCAGCGAAAGTTGGAACAAAGTTGGAATTTTCGCTGGTTTCCGCGTAG
- a CDS encoding helix-turn-helix transcriptional regulator, producing MINDDPWLTRESAAKYLGLEKKTLANWACSGVGPRFARVGGRPRYRLSDLEAWVEARYVS from the coding sequence ATGATCAATGACGATCCTTGGCTGACGCGGGAGAGCGCGGCGAAGTATTTGGGGTTGGAGAAGAAGACCTTGGCGAACTGGGCATGTAGCGGTGTGGGGCCGAGGTTTGCTCGGGTCGGTGGCAGGCCACGGTATCGGCTGTCGGATCTGGAGGCATGGGTGGAAGCCCGTTATGTCAGCTGA
- a CDS encoding DUF932 domain-containing protein — translation MPHNLDVTNGIAAFADSRTDAWHQLGQQVGHAMTAAEALREAHLAGWNVRKMPLQIPAQPLPDASGQTVPYPIPVVGKFATVRNNPITGGLDCLGVVGAGYQPVQNEASCELLDALVDESGAHFETAGALYGGRETFVTMKLPMTMNFQAVDGSRDTTEFYLAALNSHDGTSAFRLLITPIRIVCANTQTAALQHAKASFSIRHTAGATNSIAEAREALGLTFAYVEEFEREAARLYAQDMTATEVHAFADQLMAVEKAETERTAENRRIHANNITRLFVMSPTVTPLGSTKWATYNAVTEYADHFMEVRKGVGNPADARALRTLTSDTVRDLKLNAFHLLQTV, via the coding sequence ATGCCCCACAACCTCGACGTCACGAATGGCATTGCCGCATTTGCAGATTCACGAACAGACGCATGGCACCAACTCGGCCAGCAGGTAGGCCACGCGATGACAGCAGCGGAAGCGCTACGCGAGGCCCATCTCGCCGGGTGGAACGTGCGCAAGATGCCGCTGCAGATTCCGGCGCAACCACTGCCGGATGCCAGCGGCCAGACAGTTCCTTACCCAATCCCGGTCGTCGGCAAATTCGCCACCGTGAGAAACAATCCGATCACGGGTGGACTCGATTGTCTCGGTGTGGTCGGTGCCGGATATCAGCCTGTGCAGAACGAAGCCAGTTGCGAATTGCTCGATGCGTTGGTCGATGAGTCCGGGGCCCATTTCGAGACCGCCGGAGCTCTCTACGGCGGCCGAGAAACGTTCGTCACGATGAAACTGCCGATGACAATGAACTTCCAAGCTGTAGACGGATCTCGCGACACGACCGAGTTCTATTTGGCCGCACTGAATTCGCACGACGGGACATCAGCGTTTCGGCTCCTGATCACACCGATTCGTATCGTGTGCGCCAACACCCAGACCGCCGCCCTGCAACACGCAAAGGCGTCGTTCTCGATTCGGCACACCGCCGGGGCGACGAATTCGATTGCGGAAGCCCGAGAAGCGTTGGGTTTGACATTCGCCTACGTCGAGGAGTTCGAGCGGGAAGCCGCACGGCTCTACGCCCAGGACATGACGGCTACCGAGGTGCACGCCTTCGCCGACCAGCTCATGGCAGTCGAAAAGGCCGAAACGGAGCGGACCGCTGAGAACCGCCGCATTCACGCGAACAACATCACGCGCCTCTTCGTCATGTCTCCCACGGTGACTCCTCTCGGTAGTACGAAGTGGGCCACCTACAACGCCGTCACCGAGTACGCCGACCACTTCATGGAGGTCCGCAAGGGCGTCGGCAATCCGGCCGACGCCCGAGCCTTGCGAACCCTCACGTCCGACACCGTTCGAGACCTGAAGCTCAACGCATTTCACCTGCTGCAGACCGTCTGA
- a CDS encoding ParB/RepB/Spo0J family partition protein: MTSKDSPTVEPSAGVLEHLDPHTVVIDENVRSHVSLDAEFVASVADGVLQPVTAVRRADGTVAVQDGQRRVLAARQAGLAVIPVYVRPTVETDDKARALDRITHQLVSNEHRANLTGAERVTALAQMLDLGLSATAVSKKVHIKRAEVRAAGIVAKAESARAAVDSGALTLAQGEVLAEFEDSPDVVARLLTAAESGRFDHVAAQVRREQEQRRRAEEAAASYTELGHPILAEEPDPYAADPVRLTWLRRPDGGEVTLEMVSANPAAWAVYMVYEENGSCIVTATGEEIDPDTVDWDTEGDPSAEPDGGMRHADTVELQPAWTPAFYCVDLDAAGVVDRRQHHANEPADHDENESHVAAQQEAEKAAQRRNVRVLNTFGRAATDTRREWVRQQLARRTPPKSAAAFTANMIALDNSLLSDFHAPDGAADLLGINAAGFRDSVQQLLVGASEQRAQVIVLGLVLGALEERTGPDAWRGTHRRGVPEYLRYLRDIGYPLSEIEEVITGDRTAEEVLTAAANEPLSAD, translated from the coding sequence ATGACAAGCAAGGATTCCCCCACGGTCGAACCGTCCGCCGGTGTGCTCGAGCACTTGGACCCTCATACCGTCGTTATCGACGAAAACGTACGGTCCCACGTGAGCCTGGACGCCGAATTCGTCGCAAGCGTCGCCGATGGCGTCCTTCAGCCCGTGACGGCCGTCCGGCGGGCAGATGGCACGGTCGCCGTCCAAGATGGCCAGCGCCGCGTGCTTGCCGCCCGGCAAGCCGGATTGGCGGTGATTCCCGTGTATGTTCGGCCTACCGTCGAGACCGACGATAAGGCGCGAGCACTGGATAGAATCACCCATCAGTTGGTCAGCAACGAGCACCGAGCGAATCTGACTGGCGCAGAACGAGTTACCGCACTCGCACAGATGCTCGACCTCGGCTTGTCGGCTACTGCGGTCTCGAAGAAAGTCCACATCAAGCGGGCGGAAGTCCGCGCCGCAGGTATCGTCGCCAAGGCCGAATCAGCCCGTGCCGCTGTGGATTCCGGTGCGCTGACGCTGGCGCAGGGTGAGGTATTGGCCGAGTTCGAAGACTCGCCGGATGTTGTGGCTCGTCTCCTGACAGCCGCCGAGTCGGGCAGGTTCGATCACGTTGCCGCTCAAGTACGCAGGGAGCAGGAGCAGCGTCGCCGTGCCGAGGAAGCCGCCGCTTCATACACAGAGTTGGGCCACCCGATCCTCGCGGAGGAACCCGACCCCTACGCGGCCGACCCTGTTCGGCTCACCTGGCTACGGAGGCCGGACGGCGGCGAGGTCACGTTGGAGATGGTGTCCGCCAACCCGGCTGCTTGGGCGGTGTACATGGTGTATGAGGAGAACGGTAGTTGCATCGTCACCGCTACCGGCGAGGAGATCGACCCCGACACCGTCGACTGGGACACCGAAGGCGATCCGTCCGCCGAGCCCGATGGAGGGATGCGGCACGCGGATACGGTTGAACTACAGCCCGCATGGACTCCTGCCTTCTACTGCGTCGATCTGGACGCCGCCGGGGTGGTCGACCGCCGCCAGCACCATGCCAATGAGCCAGCGGATCACGATGAAAACGAGAGCCACGTAGCCGCCCAGCAGGAGGCCGAGAAAGCAGCCCAGCGCCGGAACGTCCGCGTGCTCAACACATTTGGCCGTGCCGCGACCGACACGCGTCGGGAGTGGGTGCGTCAACAACTCGCGCGACGAACCCCGCCGAAAAGTGCCGCCGCATTCACCGCGAACATGATCGCTCTCGATAATTCGCTGTTGTCGGACTTCCATGCTCCGGACGGCGCGGCCGACCTACTTGGCATCAATGCCGCCGGATTCCGCGATAGCGTGCAGCAACTCCTCGTCGGCGCGTCCGAACAACGCGCACAAGTGATCGTGCTCGGTCTGGTGCTCGGCGCGCTGGAGGAACGGACCGGACCGGATGCATGGCGCGGCACGCATCGGCGTGGCGTGCCGGAGTACCTCCGGTATCTGCGCGATATCGGGTATCCGCTCTCAGAGATCGAGGAAGTCATCACCGGCGACCGCACGGCCGAGGAAGTGCTGACGGCCGCCGCGAACGAGCCGCTCTCCGCCGACTGA